The Haematobia irritans isolate KBUSLIRL chromosome 1, ASM5000362v1, whole genome shotgun sequence DNA segment atttccggatccaaaaagaacatttttattacttttttggcgacactttttttgctgggttgttaaattcatcgcttctgcaccaattttgcaccacttccggatccaaaaagaacatttcactGCTTTTttcgcgacgcttttttgctggggtttTTTTCAACTGCAATCAACTTATTAATTGGAAAtctgttggtgatatttttttcgaaaatatctATCGTATGGTTTtcgaatatttcaacacatactattcttcaaaaaatttaagatcAAATAATATCCTGTCTACAGTTTTATTCTACTTTCAGGTTTCACATATCAAAATACTGAGAACATTAAGAAGAGAACGCTACATAGATCACCATGACTACGACTTGGAATATATGGATTGGATTTGTGATTGTAGCAGGGCTACGAATCGAAAGCATTCAAAGTGGACAATTACGTCGAGTATGGATGCAAGACCATTGCCAGCATGGAATATGTGCGGACATTATGATAGATCGCAGTGATTATGTGATCATGTCTCAGAGTGCTGTGGAAAAGCAAATAGCTTTGACATTTATAAATTCCAGCATAGCCAAGATTCCACATCTAATGTTTGACACCTATCCCAATTTACAAACTCTCCACATGGACAACTGCTCAGTGGAGACTTTTGAGAAGCCACAATTCGAAGGAGCCAACAATTTGATAACACTATCGTTGGGTCACAATCTACTGAAGGATATACCAAAGAATATCTTTTTGGGTGCTGATAATCTGAGTGTATTGAAATTGCATTACAATCAATTGGAGACTTTGCACAACAATAGTTTCCAGGCTTTGAAAGAGCTGAAGGAATTGTCTTTGGAGGGCAATAGATTGGAGAATTTACCGTTGGGGGTTTTTACGCCCTTGCGCAAGATAATCGATATCAATTTGGCCCGTAATCGTTTGAGTGTCCTGCATCGCAATATTTTCGATATGAATCAGAATCTAACAAGGATATCGTTGGCTGGAAATCTCTTCAAGTTATTCAAATCGGAACTGTTTAAATTTCAAGAACGTTTGGACTTTTTAGATCTTTCCGATAATCTATTGCAAGATTTGACGGTGAATATTCCCTATTTGGATACTTTCGTGGCCAATAATTGTGATATGCGTAAACTTACCGTCGATGGCCTTGTCAAAGAGCTGGAATTGCGTAATAATTCTCTAAGGGATATGCCTCACATCACCTATGCCTCGAATGTAACATCTCTGGATTTATCACTGAATCCCTTGGGTAAACTGCAGGGAAATCCCTTTCGCCGTTACACAGACTTGGTTCGTTTAAATCTCAGTTCCACTGGTATCCACGATCTCGATGAGGGAATATTTAAGAAACAACTGCAACTGGAATCCCTGGACATTTCCTCCAATTCCCTATTCACTttgaaatttactttatttgataatttgaaaaaattacagtATTTCTATTTCCAACAAAATAATTGGAATTGTGATTTTCTACAACTGCTAATGACGTCATTGGTTAAACGTCGAGATATATCCTTTATGGAGGATTCAGTCGCACCAGAATTGGTTGATGATTATATTGATGGCATGGCTTGTTGGTATGAAAATAATCCGCAAACAAATCAGTGTGGTTCAGGAAATAATGCAGCCATGGAAGTGGCAATTGTTCGCAATGACATTGAGCAAATGATGCAGGCAATCGATAAGAAATTTGTTAAACTATTTCGTTTGCTCGAAGATATAAAACTACGATTATGAAGGAATACGATCAAGACGATAatggaaaaataaaactaagaaaaatccgaaaaaaaaaatttaatgacgaTTAAATATCACGTTTAGATTAAGTTGTATATGCAAAAAATGCacaaaaacgaacaaaaaaaaaagaatgaataaaaaatatttttttggtttttattcacCAATATTTATAGACGCATATATAGAACTAGGAAAAATCTTAATTTAGTATTCTAATTGTATTACTAATCGAATCGACTTACTTATCTTTTTGTAGagctatacgtacaccagagtatgTATATTATTTTCCCATAGATGTCTATACAGAAGTGCATTCGTATGGTTCGAATAAAGATATATATCTATAAGTAACATATTTGTAAAAGCAACGCCAGTTCCCAAAACCAAAGCAATAAATAAAGATTGAAATACATGTACTGATACTAAATCCAAGTGTTGTTTTAAATATTCACAGgcaaaatatcaaataaatgaaattgctTTAcgatatacattttattttaccaGGATATTTTGAAGAAGAAAATCGAAATTCCGAATAATCAAAGCGCAGAGAAGAAATCctgtacagaaaaaaatgttgcaaaaaaaattcccaTTTAAACAAGTGAAAGTCGGGCGTTGCCGACTATACCCtaaaccctaaaccacccctacagaATTAGTAAACAACATACTAGTAAGCATTTGTTGGGTATCATTGAAATAGTTAGGCTAGGAGATAAAgcgtatttccatattttagaaaattacggTGTACATGTttttgggagttttatcacaatctgaacagaaatgtataATATTACAATCataacatacacagaaaaaaaattcacggaaACTtatccaattaaagttttaattgagttttaaaaaatattcaattaaaaatttaattgaatcaacaaattttttaattgaaacaaaaatcaatcaccaaaattaatagtatcaattaattttttaattggatcaattaattttttaattgactttcaattaggtttttaattgatactatcatttctgtgattgaagacatttcaattaaaaattaattggatcaattaatttcgtgattggagacaaaaaatatttttttgtgtgtaagcatttgtggggtaacattgatataggtatggcagataaaccgcagttgcatatttaagaaaattaaggggtacatgtttatgggtgctttgtctcaatctgactatagctgatagtcagtgttgccagggaaaatgttcggtttaccctacaaggacaaaaaaagttccctactttcccatacattcccatacaattttccctacaatatttataccctgcgccacactgtggaacagggtacacagaaaaaaatttcacgaaaatttttccaattaaaatcttaattgagttttaaaaaatattcaattaaaaatttaattgtttcaacaaattttttaattgaaataaaaatcaatcatacaaattaatagtatcaattaaatatttaattggatcaattaattttttaattgactgtaaattaatttttaaattgatactatcaattctatgattgaagacatttcaattaaaaaattaattggatcaattaatttggtgattgaatcagaaaaaaaatttttgtgtgtacacacaaaaaaatttcacgaacatttttccaattaaaattttaattgagtttaaaaaatattcaattaaaaatttaattgattcaacaaattgtttaattgaaacaaaaatcaatcacaattaactttttaattgaccttcaattaattttttaattgatactatcatttctgtgattgaagacatttcaattaaaaattaattggatcaattaatttcgtgattgaatcaaaaaaaaaaatttttttttgtgtgtattataagttagtgcatatgtgtgtaacacccagaaggagacgagatagacacatggtgtctttggcaataatactcagggtgggtccctgagtcgatataaccaagtccgtctgtctgtgaacacatttttgtgatcaaagtctaggtcgcaatttaagtccaatagccttcaaatttggcacatgttcctaatttaggtcagaatagaaccctattgattttggaagaaatcggttcagatgtagatatagctcccatatatatctttcgcccgttatGCACTaaaatggacccagaagccagagttttataccgatttgcttgaaattttgtacaaacataacacttagtcctatagtcatgtgtgaaatcggttcagatttagatatagctcccatatatatttttcgcccgatatggaattatatggccgcagaagccagagttttggccgaatttggttgaaattttgcagtaggagtacaactggtagtatagtcatgtgtgccaaatttgattgaaatatgttcagatttagatatagcttccatatatatttttcgcccgatatggacttatattgccccagaagccagagttttggcccagtttggttgaaattttgcactaggagtacaattagtaatatattcatgtgtgccaaatttgattgaaatatggacttatatggctcctggggccatataagtccatatcgcccgatatggacttatatggccccaggagccagagttttggcccaatttggttgaaattttgcactaggagtacaattagtaatatagtcatgtgtgccaaatttgattgaaatcacttcagatttagatataccaacattttccttgttaaatcgccactgctttgtcgaaaagttgtaaaaatgactctaattttcctaaacttctaatacatatatatcgagcgataaatcataaataaacttttgtgaagtttccttaaaattgctttggatttaaatgtttttttactaacattgtgttccaccctagtgcattatccgacttaaattttgagtctatagattttgtagaagtctatcaaattctgtccagatcgagttatatttaaatgtatgtatttgggacaaacctttatatatagcacccaacacatttgacggatgtgatatggtatcgaaaatttagatctacaaagtggtgcagggtataatatagtcggtcccgcccgactttagactttccttacttgttttcgttaaatttaaacaaattttagaaaacaaaaatggttgtaaGTTCTTTATtatctttgttgtttttttttttttttttgttgttaaatctctataaaaataaaattttgaaaaaagtttctataaacaaatttttgtgagaaatatttctatagaaataaaatttagacaattaattctatagaaataaaattttgagaaaaaattccatagaaataaaattttgagaaatttttttatagaaataaaattttgaaaaaaaatccataggaataaaattttgagaaaattttttatagaaataatattttgaaaaaattgctatagaaatacaattttgacaaaattttctatagaaataaaatgttgacaaatttttctacaggaataaagttttgacaaaaatttctatagaaatatttgtttggtagatttgtggtaatcttcaaattttgttagattttttttttggcacaagtggtaaatgttgttaccacacattgttaaagatcaagccatgccggcttctaatttcgtcctctagagccaccaaaatataaaaattattacaaattgtgttgagtgaaaatgtccctacattgtggtccaacgtgcctacaagacgctaaatattagaataaCCCtttatatagggaatttcccctacttctagtaacactggctgtagttgatattgcacctacggagttagtatgccactaatattgagcccattattaaaaaagagaaaatcgttcaattagtgtcggtaataaatccaaatttgtaaaaatcgggcaatattattatgtatgATCTACAAGTacttataaatacgatcggccagtacatcaaaatttgaaatttgagtaacattggttaataaataagagttctatggccaaatttgggaaaatcgagcgatgcatatatatagggaagctatatgtaaatctgaaccaatttgcataatattttgcgggtttaattaataccacaaaaggttaccttgtgcaatatttgagtaagatcacttAAGAAataaggcctgtatggtcaaacataaggttattaggggcgaatttttcaaaattgggcgatatatatatgagagctatatctaaatctgaaccgatttggatgaaattttgcacatatagtaagtactataggGGACTGGatgtagccaacttttagtaagatcggttaataaataagagttctatggccaaatttagctatagctaaatctgaaccgatttcgatgattttttgcacatatagttagtgctacagaagactacatttagccaaatttgaataagatcggttaataaataaggattttatggccaaatttagaaaaatcggactacacatatatatgggagctatagctaaatctgaaccgatttcgatgattttttgcatatatagttagtgctatagaagactatatttagccaacattgagtaaaattggttaataaataagggttctatggtcaaattttgggaaaatcgggagatacatatataagagagttatatataaatctgaaccgatttggatgacattttgcagacctgaagggcgatgaaaaagattaccttttgccaaatttggtgacgatccgtttgaaaaaaaaagcgctagatcgactcaggaggtgattctgagtctggGCTCCCTAATTATTGCTGATAATTTCTAAAGTGAAAATAAATCTCAAATCATTTGAACCACATTTGGCacatatatggaaaatattgtagcAAAGAACTACTTGTCCCAAAGTGTGGCACGATGGGTCTAAACTTGATTACAGGAAAATCACGAAATTGATTaatgattgattgattgattgattgacaTTGTCATATCTATGGTTGATACaattacacagataaaaattttttgatttcaatcacgacattaaaattaaataaataaaaaatttatcaaattgcaaaattatttgataaaattatatttgtgatggagtttgttttgaaaatattacaattcttaatttatgtattttccaattaaattaaaattcagattaaatcaataaaatcgTAGTCTAAAATATTAGTAGTCTCTGTGtataaaataattgaatcaCCTTCTGCGGTATATATGTGGTCTATGATAAATATTTCAAGTGTATGAACATATAGATAAacagataaaactttctataacccTATAGAGGAATCGGGTTATAGAAAGTTGAAAATGGGTAGAAACTAGTCTTAATCGAATTACGAAACAAATGATACTGCCTCCCTAATGCCTTTAATAAGATCACTGATCAAAGATGGCAGATTAGTCTTAGATCAGCTGCTggtgacaaaataaatatttgccaaaaaattgtaGCACAAGCCAACCAgcagtttctttaaaaaatatgtatattttacaATACAACAAAAGGCGTGACACATAGAGCCGCAATGATCCTTCCCAATATTGAACAGGATGCAAGGatgaaattggaaaataatatAACCTTTTTTACTCATTACTTACGCTAAAGTAATCAGAACCAGGTGGTAAAGTCTACACATGATGAAGATGATGGTGATGGCAATGGCGGAGGATGGAACATTTGTCTtctccaaaaaagaaaaatgttggtatcctTTGCCTTTTGCCCAAGGAATGTTGGCAATACAATTGCCAATTGGTTTGGCAAGAGCGGTAGAAGAGGGTGACAAGCAAATGCATGTGTGCGAGTGGGCAGAGAGTTTCTTATGGATCGATGACACAAGCATTGGAGATGAAAGgacatttcattatttttgttattgtattGATCCTAGTCTACAATGAGGATGTTAGGACGCGTGCCATCCGCAAATTACCAAACAAAGACTTAAGCCAATTGTTTAGCCAGGAAGAGCCAAAAACTGAAACAATTGAGCGGCAGCACCGGCCCAAGGGAACaatgtaaaaataattattgaaaTATGTGCCTTTGACACCTACGAATGCAAAAGGGAAAGACTAGCTAGTCACAAACTTCTTCATGGGATGACCGGTCAAGAATAGAGTTCTTGATGCTGCTGACCAAAGAAAGCTGGAACATGGCAATGGGTCCATGTCTTTtgttttctcaagaaataaagaAGGCCAATGATGATGTCGATGAAGCCAATGGCCTGTGGTAAGTGGGCAATCAGAGGAGATCCTTGATTAGCAGGAAATCTAAAGAATTTCTCTAAAGGATACCCAGGATACAGCGATGGATTTCTTGCTGACTTATTCTTGGCAACAATAGCCACCTAATGATGTTGAGGTTTGTGGCCCACTGCGAAAATGTCTACGTTGTAGCCAACAGCTGGAATGGAGGCTAAGTCCCAAATCTTTAAGTAGCTCTTCAAAAGCGTTTTGAGAAATACCTCCGTTTATTGATCATTCAAAATAACTCTCCCTAAGTTGGTGTTTGTAATAGTGTAGTTAGTGAAATTA contains these protein-coding regions:
- the alrm gene encoding astrocytic leucine-rich repeat molecule, with the protein product MTTTWNIWIGFVIVAGLRIESIQSGQLRRVWMQDHCQHGICADIMIDRSDYVIMSQSAVEKQIALTFINSSIAKIPHLMFDTYPNLQTLHMDNCSVETFEKPQFEGANNLITLSLGHNLLKDIPKNIFLGADNLSVLKLHYNQLETLHNNSFQALKELKELSLEGNRLENLPLGVFTPLRKIIDINLARNRLSVLHRNIFDMNQNLTRISLAGNLFKLFKSELFKFQERLDFLDLSDNLLQDLTVNIPYLDTFVANNCDMRKLTVDGLVKELELRNNSLRDMPHITYASNVTSLDLSLNPLGKLQGNPFRRYTDLVRLNLSSTGIHDLDEGIFKKQLQLESLDISSNSLFTLKFTLFDNLKKLQYFYFQQNNWNCDFLQLLMTSLVKRRDISFMEDSVAPELVDDYIDGMACWYENNPQTNQCGSGNNAAMEVAIVRNDIEQMMQAIDKKFVKLFRLLEDIKLRL